GATCTGGGAAAGCGACTTCCATCGCCTCTCCTACGGCTTCAGGCCGGAACGCAGCGTGCATCACGCTGTCCGGACCGTGAAGATACAGTTGCAGGATAGTGGTGCCGGAACGCGGGGCCGCTGGATCATCGAAGGTGATCTGGCGAGCTACTTCGATACGGTCCACCACCGGCTTCTGCTTCGCTGCGTTCGGCGGCGAATCCGGGATGATCGGTTTGTTGATCTGCTCTGGCGATTCCTGAAGGCTGGCCACATCGACCGTGGCCTGTTCGTCGCCTCAAGCGAAGGTGTACCGCAAGGCGGCGTGCTATCGCCGCTCCTGTCCAACATCATGCTCCATGAGTTTGATGCGTGGCTGGAGGCGAAATACCTGAGCGACAAGGCGCGAAAGGATCGCTGGGCATGGAACTTCGGCATCCAGCAGGGGCGCCCCATCACGGTTCGCGAGAACCGGCAATGGAAACCTGCTGTCGCCTACTGCCGTTACGCCGATGACTTCGTTGTCATCGTCAAGGGCACCAAGGCACATGCCGAGGCCATCCGCGAGGAATGCCGGGCCTTTCTGGAAGACGACCTGAAGCTGACGTTGAATATGGACAAGAGCCATATCACTCACGTCGACGACGGGTTCGTGTTCCTCGGGCACCGGATTATCCGCAGGCGGGGATCGAGCGGACGCATGTCCGTGGTCTCGACGATACCCAAGGAGAAGGCCAAGACCTTTGCTCGCCGATTGGTCGAGGTACTCTCCGGCAATCATGAGGTTGCCGCGGTGGACATGATCGACGGCCTGAACCGCCAGCTGGCGGGGTGGGCTGCGTTCTACAGGTTCACCGACTTCACGGCGCGCACATTCCGGCGCATCGACACCGTCGTGTTCTGGAAAATGGCGCACTGGTTGGCGCAGAAGTACCGGTCCCGTATCAAGCCTTTGATGCGTAAATGGTACCGCATGCCGGAAACCGGCCAATCGAAAACGTGGCTGGTCTACGGTCGAAGCAATCAGGGCAATGCCGTCGGCAAGGCACTGCGACGACTGGTCACAAGCCAGAAGATGCAGTTCCGGTGGCGGAATCCGGAGCGAAATCCCTACATCTATCGGGACGAGCTTCGAAACACCGTCACCTCCCGCTATCATGATGTCGCCATGGCCTTGGGCCAAGGTTGAATAGAGAGCCGTATGCGCTGAAAGGTGCACGTACGGTTCGGGGAGGGGAAGCGCTTATGCGCTTCCTACTCCACTCGATGGTTTCGTGATCGCGGTGCCCACAGCTAATCGCGAACGCTTTATCGAACATGCCCGCAAGGCCGATGCGCTGTTCATCGAACAGGGTGCGACGCGCATCTGGGAATGCTGGGGCGATGACATCCCCGACGGCAAGCTTACCGATTTCCGCCGCGCCGTGCAGGCCAAGGAAGATGAAACCGTGGTCTTCAGCTGGATCGAATGGCCTGACAAGGCAACGCGGGACAGCGTGTTTGCGCGGATGGAAGACCTGATGCGCGACGAACGCTGGAATGCTGAACTCAATCCGGTGCCGTTCGATGGCAAGCGGATGATCTACGGCGGCTTCACGCCGGTGGTGCGGATGGGAGAATGACGATGGCTGGCGGATTTATCTGGTACGAACTGATGACCCCCGATGCCGATGCAGCCAGCGCGTTCTACCGCGCCGTGATCGGCTGGACCGTGGAAGGTGGCGGAGAGGCGGCCGGACCGGTCGATTACCGCCACATCGTCCGGTCTGACGGAGGCAGCGCCGGCGGAATGCTCGCCTTGTCGGCCGACATGATCGCGCACGGGGCCAAGCCGGCGTGGCTGCCCTATCTCCACGTGACCGATCTCGATGCCGCGCTGGCGGCGGTGACGGCGGAGGGTGGCAAGGTACTGATGCCGGTCTCGGAACTGCCGGTCGGCCGCATCGCGATGGTGGCGGACCCGCAGGGCGTGCCGGTGTACCTGATGACGCCCGTGCCCCCGCCGGGCCAGGAAAACGCGAAGAGCGACGTGTTCTCGCCAACGGCGGAACAGCGCGTGGGCTGGAACGAGCTGGCCAGCCCCGATCTGGAAGCGTCCAAGGCGTTTTATGCGCGCCATTTCGGCTTCGAGTTCAACGAGAAGATGCCGATGGGCGAGATGGGCGATTACTGCTTCATCGATCACGACGGCCAGCGCGTGGGCGCGATGCTGCCGCTGTTCGAGCCAGGGCGCGCCGCGCTGTGGCGGCTCTATTTCCGCGTTCCCTCCGTCACGGCCGCCAAGGCCGCGATCGAGAACGCCGGCGGCAAGGTGATGCACGGCCCGCATCAGGTTCCGGGCGACGACTGGATCGTGATCGCCACGGACCCGCAAGGGGCGGAGTTCGGCATCGTCGGCGCGCTGGGAGGCTGACCATGACCGGAGCAACGATCTGCCTGTGGTATGACAAGGAAGCGGAAGCCGCGGCGCGGTTCTATGCCGAAACCTTTCCCGACAGTCGCGTGACCGCCGTTCACCGCGCGCCGACCGACTATCCGGCGGGCAAGGCGGGCGATGTGCTGACCGTGGAGTTCACGGTGCTCGGCATTCCGTGCATGGGCCTGAACGGCGGGCCGAACGTAACGCACAGCTGGGCGTTTTCGTTCCAGGTGGCGACCGAGACGCAGGAAGAGACCGACCGCTACTGGAACGCCATCGTCGGCAACGGCGGGGCGGAAAGCGCGTGCGGCTGGTGCAGCGATCGCTGGGGCCTGTCGTGGCAGATCACGCCGCGCCAGTTGACGGAGGCGCTGGCCAATCCCGATGCGGGCGTGCGCGAGCGGGCGTTCCAGGCGATGATGACCATGGGCAAGATCGACATCGCGGCAATCGAAGCGGCGGTGCGAGGGTAGCATGGCGCTGGAACTCTACGGCCACGTGTTCTCCTCCTATACGTGGAAGGCGTTGATCGCGCTTTACGCCAACGGCACGCCGTTCACCTTCCGGGGCGTGGACGGGGAGCATCCCGAAAACGCCGAGCGGGTTCAGGCGGCCAGCCCGGCGGGCAAGTTTCCTCTGCTGGTCGATGACGGAGTGGAAATCTTCGAATCCACCGCGATCATCGAATGGCTGGCGCTGCGCCATCCCGGCCCCGCGCCGCTGCTGCCGACCGATCCGGCGGAAGCGGTGAGAACGCGGATGCTCGACCGCGTGTTCGACAACTACGTGATGAACGTGATGCAGGAGAGCGTGGCCGAAGTGCTGCGCGACGGCGCCCTTTCGCCCGCGACCCGCGCGCGGGTGGAGGCCCAGCTGGACCGCAGCTATCGCTGGATCGATGCCTGGCTGGAAACCTATGCGGCCAGTGACCCAGCCAGCGATGCGGTCTCGCTGATCGAATGCGCGGCCGCGCCTTCGCTGTTCTATGCCGACTGGGTCTATCCGATCCCGGATGACTGTCCGCGCCTGCAGGCCTGGCGCGCGCACCTTTTGGCGCTGCCGGCGGTGGCGCGCTGCGTGGAGGATGCGCGGCCCTTTCGCGCCTATTTCCCGCTGGGCGCGCCGGATCGCGATTGAGGAGAGAGAGGATGCACGAACTGTCGATTACCCGCCATATCGCCGCGCCGGTGGAGCGGGTGTGGGATGTGCTGGCCAACCGCCAGGAGGAATGGTGGTGTCCGAAGCCGTGGTACGCCAAGATCGTGGAGCAGGATCGCCGGCCGGGCGGGCGGTGCGCGATGGTGATGTACGGCCCCGACGGCGAGGAAATGCCGCAGGAAGGCGTGTTCCTGGCCTGGGATGAGGGGCGGCGCTTCGTTTCGACGGATGCGGTGACGGTGGATTTCCAGCCGGCCGGGCCGTTCATGATCGGCATCTGGGAAGTCGCGCCCGAGGGCGATGGCACGCGCTATACCGCTTCGGCGCGGCATTGGACCGAGGAAGCCATGCGCCAGCATGCGGAGATGGGCTTCGAGGCGGGCTGGAACGCTTGCACCGATCAGTTGCAGGCGTTGTGCGAAAGCGCGTGAGGCGTTGACGGCCGCCGGCGGGCTGCGCATCCTGTCCCGAGAGGGAGAGGATCATGACCGTCTTTGCTGAAGGCCGCTGTGCATGCGGCGATGTCCGTTACCGGCTGCTGGATGCGCCGATCGTCACGCATTGCTGCCATTGCCGCTGGTGCCAGCGCGAATCGGGCAGCGCCTTCGCTCTGAACACGGTGATCGAGACCGATCGCGTGGAAGTGGCGCAGGGCGCGCCCGAACACGTCATGACGCCATCGCAGAGCGGGCGTGGTCAGGAAATCGTGCGGTGTCCGGCGTGCAAGGTGGCGCTGTGGAGCCACTATGGCGGGGCGGGCGACAAGGCCGCCTTTGTGCGCGTCGGAACGCTGGACAATCCCGACCTGTGCCCGCCGGACGTGCACATCTTCACCGAAAGCAAGCAGCCGTGGGTGCTGTTGCCTGACGACGCGGAAGTGTTCGCGCAGTTTTATCGCGGGCCAGACGTGCCGCGCCTCTATGGCGAAGATGGCGCGGCCCGCTGGGGCGCGTTGCGCGGACGATAAGGCAAAGGCGGATCGTCCGCGTTCGAGTGTGGCGGCGCTATTTTCCGGCCGTGCGGATATATTCGTCGATGTTGAGCCCCAGCACGTCGAGCGGAACGTTGCCGCCGCCGACCACCGCATCGTCGAAATCGCGCAGGTCGAAGCGAGCGCCCAATGCCGCCTTCGCGCGGGCGCGCTGGCGCAGGATCTCGCTATGGCCGATCTTGTAGCCGCAGGCTTGCCCCGGCCAGCTGCAATAGCGATCCACCTCGCTCGTCACCTCGTCGATCCCCGATCCGTTGGTCTCCGCGAACCAGCGGATCGCCTGCTCGCGCGACCAGCGGCGGGAATGCAGCCCGGTATCGACCACCAGGCGGCAAGCGCGGAAGGCGATTGACTGGAGATAGCCGAGCTGGCCGACCGGATCGCCATCGTAGGCGCCCAGTTCGTCGCCCAGCGTTTCGGCA
The Novosphingobium sp. EMRT-2 genome window above contains:
- the ltrA gene encoding group II intron reverse transcriptase/maturase; translated protein: MIISEMQHKLATWAESDQNRKFDRLLRLIADRAWLAEAARIVLASSGANTPGIDGMDKQRMQAGLAEQLASLRTDLLTGSYHPQPVRRIYIPKANGKKRPLGIPTLQDRIVQRAMLMAMEPIWESDFHRLSYGFRPERSVHHAVRTVKIQLQDSGAGTRGRWIIEGDLASYFDTVHHRLLLRCVRRRIRDDRFVDLLWRFLKAGHIDRGLFVASSEGVPQGGVLSPLLSNIMLHEFDAWLEAKYLSDKARKDRWAWNFGIQQGRPITVRENRQWKPAVAYCRYADDFVVIVKGTKAHAEAIREECRAFLEDDLKLTLNMDKSHITHVDDGFVFLGHRIIRRRGSSGRMSVVSTIPKEKAKTFARRLVEVLSGNHEVAAVDMIDGLNRQLAGWAAFYRFTDFTARTFRRIDTVVFWKMAHWLAQKYRSRIKPLMRKWYRMPETGQSKTWLVYGRSNQGNAVGKALRRLVTSQKMQFRWRNPERNPYIYRDELRNTVTSRYHDVAMALGQG
- a CDS encoding DUF1428 domain-containing protein encodes the protein MIAVPTANRERFIEHARKADALFIEQGATRIWECWGDDIPDGKLTDFRRAVQAKEDETVVFSWIEWPDKATRDSVFARMEDLMRDERWNAELNPVPFDGKRMIYGGFTPVVRMGE
- a CDS encoding VOC family protein → MAGGFIWYELMTPDADAASAFYRAVIGWTVEGGGEAAGPVDYRHIVRSDGGSAGGMLALSADMIAHGAKPAWLPYLHVTDLDAALAAVTAEGGKVLMPVSELPVGRIAMVADPQGVPVYLMTPVPPPGQENAKSDVFSPTAEQRVGWNELASPDLEASKAFYARHFGFEFNEKMPMGEMGDYCFIDHDGQRVGAMLPLFEPGRAALWRLYFRVPSVTAAKAAIENAGGKVMHGPHQVPGDDWIVIATDPQGAEFGIVGALGG
- a CDS encoding VOC family protein, which translates into the protein MTGATICLWYDKEAEAAARFYAETFPDSRVTAVHRAPTDYPAGKAGDVLTVEFTVLGIPCMGLNGGPNVTHSWAFSFQVATETQEETDRYWNAIVGNGGAESACGWCSDRWGLSWQITPRQLTEALANPDAGVRERAFQAMMTMGKIDIAAIEAAVRG
- a CDS encoding glutathione S-transferase family protein encodes the protein MALELYGHVFSSYTWKALIALYANGTPFTFRGVDGEHPENAERVQAASPAGKFPLLVDDGVEIFESTAIIEWLALRHPGPAPLLPTDPAEAVRTRMLDRVFDNYVMNVMQESVAEVLRDGALSPATRARVEAQLDRSYRWIDAWLETYAASDPASDAVSLIECAAAPSLFYADWVYPIPDDCPRLQAWRAHLLALPAVARCVEDARPFRAYFPLGAPDRD
- a CDS encoding SRPBCC family protein — protein: MHELSITRHIAAPVERVWDVLANRQEEWWCPKPWYAKIVEQDRRPGGRCAMVMYGPDGEEMPQEGVFLAWDEGRRFVSTDAVTVDFQPAGPFMIGIWEVAPEGDGTRYTASARHWTEEAMRQHAEMGFEAGWNACTDQLQALCESA
- a CDS encoding GFA family protein, yielding MTVFAEGRCACGDVRYRLLDAPIVTHCCHCRWCQRESGSAFALNTVIETDRVEVAQGAPEHVMTPSQSGRGQEIVRCPACKVALWSHYGGAGDKAAFVRVGTLDNPDLCPPDVHIFTESKQPWVLLPDDAEVFAQFYRGPDVPRLYGEDGAARWGALRGR